The Silene latifolia isolate original U9 population chromosome Y, ASM4854445v1, whole genome shotgun sequence sequence CTCGTTCTGGCAGACATGAACATTTTGCGCGAAGGTGTGCTCGAGAAGGTCAAAGCTTTTGTTAGCACGAAGGACAAACTGTGGAAGGTATTACAACAGAAGCGTAGACAGCCCCGTCCCAATGTGAAAAAATAACAACCTTAATTTAGTAGTTCTGTTTTTGTTGGAATATTCCCTTGGCTATGTAAAcacttatttcatattttgtattATTTGCAGCTGTTAGCAAACTTAATGTAGACAGTTATTTTTTGTGTAAATAATCTTACGACATTCTATAAAAGAATGCCTTTTCCTCTCAAGCAAGACGCAGCCACAACTGTCTTTCAATGTATCTACttcaacaatatagagtaatatgttagCTAAATCAGTCAGAAGAAAGTGGGACCGTAATACACAAAATTGTAATTGTAACCttgaagtgtaattctaacaggccATATCGGTGACATTTACCTTACATTAcataaaatataaatgtaattttaaaagaCGAAAGTGTCATTTTAGTAGTTTTATTTATGAAAAGATAGTAATGTTGTTTTACCTATCTGAAAGATGTTGCAGTAATAACTGTGTACTTTGAAGAACAAAATTTGTCATGATAGTCAAGCGTTAcatattttaacttaaaaaaaGTGTTACTGTAAATAACAAATTAtttagttagaattacattttttaaCTTAAAATTACATACTTTGAAGAAAATATTTAAACTTACAAAAGTGTAGTTTTAGTAGAGAAAATTGTAATTCTAACTGaataaagtgtgattttaactaacaaattgtctaattgcagcagagaaaagtgtcattctaaggCAAAAAAGTGTTACTGTAAAtaacaaaagtgtaactttaaaatagaaaaatgtaattctaactaaaTAACTTCATCAAAATACATTGTAATACCAACGGCGACCAGTTGTCTTCCTGGCAGTTTGATGTCTAAACACAATACGAAACATCATGTTGTACCTCGTATTCTGTGTAGAGATCCCAAAAAATTGCACTACTTATTACGTCTTAAATTGATTATTCTAAGATGCctgcttcttcatcttcttcgtcttcttctccttcttcttcgtcttctccatcttcttcttcttccgacgAGGTTTCTGACGATTGCGAGTCTGGCGGGTGCTCTGcgaatgggttagggcagttccttttgtcatggttagctaatcgcttgcagtttttacacatacgttttggcttccttgccaaagcaactgctttttccttcttcgacaacattctctttccgctccctttgttcttggatttcttgggcgGCAAAATGGTTATCTCCTCAGTAGGAGAACATCCAAGAATTTTCTCCAACTGTTGACGTTTATTCAATGGTGATCCTAATGGTGAGAGTTTCTCCTTAAACTGTCTAATTAGACACGAGAAGTTCTCGACATCATTCTTCAATTTGCCCATGAGCAACCCAACTGTCTGATGAATCTCCGACCACATTACTGACATCGCAATCTGttttccatctattatatcaatgtcctcagttgcttcaccattactatcgaacattttagacaaccttgcatctttacaccatcttttaacaatacattgttctggaataatcttcactccgtttgatgagtaaatccatatgacatgccggcaaatgatgcctttcctctcaagcattctgcagctacaagtggctttcagtgtatctagttcaacattataaagtaatatgttagttaaatcagtcaGACGAAAGTGTGACTGTAGTAAAACACAAAAGTagcattttaatcaataaaattgtGATTctaacggataaaagtataactttaatcaatttgtaattttaactacCCAAAGTGTAATACTAATCAATAAAAGTGTTATTCTAACTGATTAAAATATAACTTTAGCAACCCAACGTATTATTTTAACAACCCAACGTATAATTCTAACAACCCTAGGTGTAAATCtaatcaacaaaagtataattttaacggataaaagtataattttagtaaaCAAATGCTACTGAGAATGATACCTGGGCAGTATGTGACCTCATAATTTCTCTCCCTGCTTGCATCTCTTACAGTGGTCACTTCTAAAGAGCCACACTCAGTGAATCCTCTACTTTTACAAGTACCAATTGACCACTTGGCCTCTTCTTTAAATTCCTCGAATACTTTATGACTGTACACTTCCGCCCCGTGCACTTTAATAGCTAGATGCGTTGATATTTCAGGGAAACgtatcattataattgtcaactGCTTTACGTGTGTGTCTTTTTGCTTTCCATCGCGCTGTCAAAACGCATCGTAAACTCAACTAATGTTCCTGACTTactctcaaatctcttaaaaaaactattttcgctctctgatctttgggttGTCCTCATAACACCTCCCATATCTAGGTCCCTACAATGAGCCATAACCCACTCGCCTCCTTTTTAGCGAACATTTCTTGGAACTACCAATGTTATTAACATTGTGTTCCCTGCCAatttcttcccattttgcatcgaactctgccggttcaatgtcttcatcccagattatggcattcaatttctttagaaacactgaataatcatctctcgccattccatacttgcttggaaccttgttcatgatatgccacatacaatagcGGTGGCGCGCTGTCTTGAACACCAATGTCACCGCTTTAAGAATACCAAAGATCCCGATCGGTGATAATGTACTTAGGCTCTTTGCCACCCATCGCACCCAGAAACGGGTGAACACCCATTTAAACGAGTCCGCATCTTCATGAGCAACAAGCGCTCCACAAAAGTGACCGACCGTTTATGATTATCAACCCCCGTGAAAGGTGTGAATGACAtgtcatacttattggtggaatacgtcggatcgaatgacactgcatccccaaaaactgagtagttccttctagcgatcTCGTCCGCCCATATAGCTTTACTAAGGCTACCGTCAgaatcaacatcatagtcaaagaagaaccctGGTCTAGTAACAGCCAATTCCTTAAAGTGGTCCACGAACATCTGACCGtcccgttcatgaatgtagcatttcacatccctgtgaaagttcttaaaagaattcaaactagcaccgatgttttcaaacccattaacatgttccttCAGAATTTTGTACGTCTTCGTAgctcctatcttcagctgttGATTAATGACAATCTTTTAGATTTACAGATTTCATTCatcaaaaacataattaaaacagatacaaatatatcagttcaaaaaaagaaaattgttgttttaacaatagaaaatgtaattgtagacgcaaaaagtgtaattttagatgacaaaagtgtaattctaacaaaataaagtgtaattttaatcaagaaaagtgtaattccaatcaACTCAgccttgaattataaaggattatcattttgtgatagtctgttaTGTTGCATGACAACTTTTGAAACTCTCTATCTCTTGCTGATAGAGAAAACAGATACAAATGTATAAgttcaaaaaaagaaaagtgttcttttaacAAGAAAAAATGTA is a genomic window containing:
- the LOC141632787 gene encoding uncharacterized protein LOC141632787, with the translated sequence MIRFPEISTHLAIKVHGAEVYSHKVFEEFKEEAKWSIGTCKSRGFTECGSLEVTTVRDASRERNYEVTYCPDTLKATCSCRMLERKGIICRHVIWIYSSNGVKIIPEQCIVKRWCKDARLSKMFDSNGEATEDIDIIDGKQIAMSVMWSEIHQTVGLLMGKLKNDVENFSCLIRQFKEKLSPLGSPLNKRQQLEKILGCSPTEEITILPPKKSKNKGSGKRMLSKKEKAVALARKPKRMCKNCKRLANHDKRNCPNPFAEHPPDSQSSETSSEEEEDGEDEEEGEEDEEDEEAGILE